Part of the Syntrophorhabdaceae bacterium genome is shown below.
ATGTCTATAAGAAACTTTATGGCAGGACATATCCTGAATCAGAGGTGGAGTTCATCAATTTCAAGATCAGAGCAAGTCTTCCCGAGCGTCTCCTGCAACTGCCAAAACTGAGCAGGGGGAAAGGGCAGTCTCTTGATACGGCAATCAAGGGACAGCGGCCGGCATACTCACCTGTCGCCAGGGATTTTATACCCTACACAGTATATGACCGGTACAAGCTTTTTCCAGGCGCGAAGTTCCCGGGTCCGGCAATTATCGAGGAGAAGGAGTCAACCCTCATAGTGGGTGAGGACGCTCATATATCGGTGGATGATTTCGGATTTCTCTGGATTGATCTTAAGGAGGTGCGATAATGGGCCGCACGTTTGATCCGATCACGTTAGAAATCTTATGGCGAAGGCTTATTTCCATTGTGGATGAGGCGGACTCAAGCGTTGCCCGCACTGCATTTTCGAGTCTCCTCAGAGATGCCCACGATTATACCTGTATGTTTACCGACAGGTTGGGCCGGGAACTGGCACAGGGGAGCTTTGCCACCCCAGGCCAGTCGGGCGCAATGGCCCTGGGCATTAAAAATCTCGTCAACAAATTTCCTATAGATCATTATCAGCCCGGCGATGTCTTTATTACGAACGATCCCTGGGCGCTGGCAGGCCACCTGAACGACGTCTGCGTCATGAGCCCCATCTTTTATAAAGAACAATTGGTCGCCTTCACTGCCTGTGTTTTTCACCACTCCGACATCGGCGGCCGGGTAGCCTCTGATAACCACGATGTCTTTGAGGAAGGCCTTTTCATCCCTCTGGTGAAGCTCTATCACGGGGGAGTCCTCAACGAGTCGGTCCTCGACATGATCCGTTGGAATGTGCGGACCCCGGACGAGGTTATCGGTGATGTCAGGTCGCAGATCGCCGCGAACCATGTCTGCGCCGAGAAGGTGCGCCAGATGCTCAAAGAAAGCGACCTTGATAACCTCGATGACCTGGCGGACCAGATCATCAGCCTCACTGAAAAAAGTATGCGGGAGGAGATCGAAAAGATACCCGACGGGATTTACCATGCGAAAGGCATCATTGAACAAACAAAGGGAAAAGAAGACATCGTTATCCAGGCGAAGGTTGAGGTCAAGGGAAGCGATATCAAGGTAGACCTGGATGGTTCCTCCCCACAGGTAGACTGGGGCGGAAATGTGGTTTTCAATTTTACCTACGCCTATGTGTTTATGGCAGCGAAAAGCATGTTTGCCCCGGATATCCCCAATAACGACGGCTGCGCCAGGCCTATACAGCTTGTCGCCCCGGAGGGCTGCGTGGTGAACTGCAAATTTCCTGCGGCAGTGGCTGCGCGGATGGGGGTGGGTCATTTTCTGACCGAGGTCATTTACCGTGCCCTTTCCGGTGTTTTGCCCAAAAGTGTTATTGCAGGGTCCGGAGGCACACCTGCGGCAATGAACGTATTCTACGGGAAAAGGAAAAACGGGAAACCATGGCACTCCGTGATCATCCGGGGAGGCGGTATGGGGGCGGGCGCCGCCAATGACGGCAACTATGTCTATATATTCCCGGCCAACGGCGCCAATACGCCTGTTGAGATATTCGAAAGCGACACCCCGCTGATCGTGGAAAAGAGGGAGCTTCTCGCTGATTCCGGCGGCCCCGGC
Proteins encoded:
- a CDS encoding hydantoinase B/oxoprolinase family protein, which produces MGRTFDPITLEILWRRLISIVDEADSSVARTAFSSLLRDAHDYTCMFTDRLGRELAQGSFATPGQSGAMALGIKNLVNKFPIDHYQPGDVFITNDPWALAGHLNDVCVMSPIFYKEQLVAFTACVFHHSDIGGRVASDNHDVFEEGLFIPLVKLYHGGVLNESVLDMIRWNVRTPDEVIGDVRSQIAANHVCAEKVRQMLKESDLDNLDDLADQIISLTEKSMREEIEKIPDGIYHAKGIIEQTKGKEDIVIQAKVEVKGSDIKVDLDGSSPQVDWGGNVVFNFTYAYVFMAAKSMFAPDIPNNDGCARPIQLVAPEGCVVNCKFPAAVAARMGVGHFLTEVIYRALSGVLPKSVIAGSGGTPAAMNVFYGKRKNGKPWHSVIIRGGGMGAGAANDGNYVYIFPANGANTPVEIFESDTPLIVEKRELLADSGGPGKMKGGLGKRELFKIPDDEYAPIPPVNLGIQAGRYTYPAEGLFDGKTGTRAQFLVNGVPGNSYGLTQLKPGDVVTIDAPGGGGYGNPLEREPEMVVDDVIEGYISIESAQKDYGVAIDPATLKIDI